A window from Malassezia japonica chromosome 1, complete sequence encodes these proteins:
- a CDS encoding uncharacterized protein (COG:L; EggNog:ENOG503NX1P) translates to MPWREQWIDPDAPLAKRTRTDTDDTPEEGVREHLKIRAYQVWISEIMLQQTRVETVRDYWQAWMERWPTIEALAKASTDDVLAAWRGLGYYSRATRIHQAAQLVVQDPELQGMLPNQVDELEKKANGTLC, encoded by the exons ATGCCATGGCGCGAGCAATGGATTGaccccgacgcgccccTGGCCAAACGCACACGCACAGACACTGACGATACCCCCGAAGAAGGTGTGCGCGAACACCTCAAAATACGCGCGTACCAAGTGTGGATTTCCGAGATTATGCTTCAGCAAACGCGCGTCGAAACCGTCCGAGACTACTGGCAAGCGTGGATGGAGCGCTGGCCGACCATCGAAGCGCTTGCCAAAGCGTCAACGGATGATGTCCTCGCTGCGTGGCGGGGGCTCGGCTACTACAGCCGCGCCACTCGTATTCATCAGGCCGCacagctcgtcgtgcagGACCCCGAGCTGCAAGGGATGCTCCCTAACCAAGTCGATGAGCTCGAGAAAAAG GCAAACGGCACTCTATGCTGA